From a region of the Gordonia sp. PP30 genome:
- a CDS encoding recombinase family protein: MTIDQESASAFRLGYARTGTGSPGLEAQIDALTDAGIEPARIYTDKTEAPEAVERPGWTALLDYARPGDTTVIIGLDRLGRTTPEVLASARELTRRRIGLRSLREGLDTADPTGSTIVGVLASLAELDDEAAAARPGTGGGRVDSAVGRPRALDDTQVAAAERMRVAGLRVPEIAARLGVSRATVYRSLAGRRAQR; this comes from the coding sequence ATGACCATCGACCAGGAGAGCGCCTCCGCGTTCCGGCTCGGGTACGCCCGCACCGGGACCGGATCGCCCGGCCTCGAAGCGCAGATCGACGCCCTGACCGATGCCGGCATCGAGCCCGCGCGGATCTACACCGACAAGACCGAAGCGCCCGAGGCGGTGGAGCGTCCGGGCTGGACCGCGCTCCTCGACTACGCGCGTCCCGGCGACACCACCGTCATCATCGGTCTCGACCGGCTCGGGCGCACCACGCCCGAGGTGCTGGCCAGTGCCCGCGAACTCACCCGCCGCCGGATCGGGCTGCGCTCCCTGCGCGAGGGCCTGGACACCGCCGATCCCACCGGTTCGACGATCGTCGGCGTGCTGGCCTCGCTGGCCGAACTCGACGACGAGGCCGCCGCGGCCCGGCCCGGCACCGGCGGCGGGCGTGTGGACTCGGCGGTCGGGCGCCCGCGTGCCCTCGACGACACCCAGGTGGCCGCCGCCGAGCGGATGCGCGTGGCCGGGCTGCGCGTGCCGGAGATCGCCGCGCGGCTGGGCGTCAGCCGGGCGACCGTCTACCGGAGTCTCGCCGGGCGGCGGGCACAGCGATGA
- a CDS encoding alpha/beta fold hydrolase, with translation MTTRSGTAPSGDIELYYDEFGDPADPPVLLIMGLGAQMVFWREEFCRLIAGAGYRVIRFDNRDIGLSGKLDGARVGGPPLPVKLGRTFAGLPVPGAPYRLPAMADDARAVLDHLGIDRAHIVGASMGGMITQIFAARHADRTRTATIVMSSNNKAFLPPPGARQMKALITPPPKGAGRDEIIEHTTRVRAVIGSPVYPQDPAVARLHSAEYFDRSYYPAGMLRQFAAILGTGSLVGYNRRIAAPTLVLHGTHDKLMRPSGARAITREVPGARLAMIDGMAHDLPEPLWDRIVGELTDHFDTATT, from the coding sequence ATGACCACACGATCCGGTACCGCGCCGTCGGGCGACATCGAGCTGTATTACGACGAGTTCGGCGACCCCGCCGACCCGCCCGTGCTGCTGATCATGGGACTCGGGGCCCAGATGGTGTTCTGGCGCGAGGAGTTCTGCCGGCTGATCGCCGGCGCGGGCTACCGGGTGATCCGCTTCGACAACCGCGACATCGGCCTCAGCGGCAAACTCGACGGCGCCCGCGTCGGTGGTCCCCCGCTTCCCGTGAAGCTCGGCCGCACGTTCGCCGGTCTCCCGGTGCCCGGGGCGCCGTACCGCCTGCCGGCCATGGCCGACGACGCCCGCGCCGTGCTCGACCACCTCGGCATCGACCGCGCTCACATCGTCGGCGCCTCGATGGGCGGCATGATCACCCAGATCTTCGCGGCCAGGCACGCCGACCGGACGCGAACGGCGACCATCGTGATGTCGAGCAACAACAAGGCCTTCCTGCCGCCGCCCGGCGCCCGGCAGATGAAGGCGCTCATCACGCCCCCGCCCAAGGGGGCCGGCCGCGACGAGATCATCGAGCACACGACGCGGGTGCGCGCCGTCATCGGCAGCCCCGTCTACCCGCAGGATCCCGCGGTGGCCCGCCTGCACTCGGCCGAGTACTTCGACCGCAGTTACTACCCGGCCGGCATGCTGCGCCAGTTCGCGGCCATCCTGGGCACCGGATCGCTCGTCGGCTACAACCGGCGGATCGCCGCGCCCACCCTGGTGCTGCACGGCACGCACGACAAGCTGATGCGGCCGTCCGGCGCCCGCGCGATCACTCGCGAGGTCCCCGGAGCACGACTCGCCATGATCGACGGCATGGCCCACGATCTGCCCGAGCCGCTGTGGGACCGGATCGTCGGTGAGCTCACCGACCACTTCGACACCGCCACCACCTGA
- a CDS encoding fused (3R)-hydroxyacyl-ACP dehydratase subunits HadA/HadB — protein MTTSENTALIERVGHYYVMEHEYQVGREKVREYARAVQDYHPVHWDEAAAAGLGYSGLVAPLTFTSIPAMAANQKLMQEVVVGYETYVQTEQVFEQYRPIVVGDVLRTDVELSSVRRIAGKDMITITNTFVDQHGETVHRMHTTVVGVSADEVDPGISAAVAKVMMHDVDILSVEDAAADYVKTVREGEAPADSTAGATRAVGSRSFDELAKGDLLPEHHTGLSRGDLVNYAGVSGDANPIHWDESIAKLAGLPDVIAHGMLTMGLGAGVISAWSGDPGAVRRFAVRLSAPAIVPADGRGDIAYGGKVKSLDPETRSGTMILTAKANDKKIFGMATLDLRFS, from the coding sequence ATGACCACGTCGGAGAACACCGCGCTGATCGAGCGCGTCGGCCACTACTACGTGATGGAACACGAGTACCAGGTCGGGCGCGAGAAGGTTCGCGAGTACGCCCGCGCGGTGCAGGACTACCACCCGGTGCACTGGGACGAGGCGGCCGCGGCCGGCCTCGGCTACTCGGGCCTGGTGGCTCCGCTGACGTTCACATCGATCCCGGCGATGGCCGCCAACCAGAAGCTGATGCAAGAAGTGGTGGTCGGCTACGAGACCTACGTGCAGACCGAGCAGGTCTTCGAGCAGTACCGCCCGATCGTCGTCGGCGACGTGCTGCGCACCGACGTCGAGCTCTCCTCCGTGCGGCGGATCGCCGGCAAGGACATGATCACCATCACCAACACCTTCGTCGACCAGCACGGGGAGACCGTGCACCGCATGCACACCACCGTCGTCGGCGTCTCGGCCGACGAGGTGGATCCGGGCATCTCCGCGGCCGTCGCCAAGGTGATGATGCACGACGTCGACATCCTCTCGGTGGAGGATGCGGCGGCCGACTACGTCAAGACCGTCCGCGAGGGGGAGGCGCCCGCCGATTCGACCGCCGGGGCCACCCGCGCCGTCGGGTCGCGGAGCTTCGACGAACTGGCCAAGGGTGACCTGCTGCCCGAGCATCACACCGGGCTCTCCCGCGGCGACCTGGTGAACTACGCGGGCGTCTCCGGCGACGCCAATCCGATCCACTGGGACGAGTCCATCGCGAAGCTGGCCGGCCTGCCCGATGTGATCGCCCACGGCATGCTGACCATGGGCCTGGGTGCGGGCGTGATCTCCGCGTGGTCGGGTGATCCGGGCGCGGTCCGCCGCTTCGCCGTGCGCCTGTCCGCCCCGGCGATCGTGCCGGCCGACGGCCGCGGTGACATCGCGTACGGCGGCAAGGTCAAGTCGCTCGACCCCGAGACGCGCAGCGGCACGATGATCCTCACCGCCAAGGCCAACGACAAGAAGATCTTCGGCATGGCGACCCTGGACCTGCGCTTCTCCTGA
- a CDS encoding PPK2 family polyphosphate kinase gives MAATVNWKKLAGRTLVEPGSTVDLARDFDTGDKPKGLKKADGLAQLEEAKTQLFALQDRFYAQADRSLLIVLQAIDAAGKDSTIKHVMSGVNPEGVDVHSFKAPSAQDRAHGYLWRHQLVTPELGRIGIFNRSHYENVLVTRVHPEMLWPESATLHRKGLWKRRYRDINDWERYLTDNGTTVVKLFLNVSYEEQGRRFLERIDRPDKNWKFSATDMAERALWPEYQKAFSEMLSRTSTEYAPWHVIPADHKWASHLSTFAVLLEALSGLNPAYPAVSEQERASLSGYRAELLRQVPALAADEEG, from the coding sequence ATGGCCGCAACGGTCAATTGGAAGAAGCTGGCGGGGCGCACCCTGGTCGAGCCGGGCAGCACGGTCGATCTCGCGCGGGACTTCGACACGGGCGACAAGCCGAAGGGCCTGAAGAAGGCCGACGGTCTCGCTCAGCTGGAGGAGGCCAAGACGCAGCTCTTCGCGCTGCAGGACAGGTTCTACGCGCAGGCCGATCGCTCGCTGCTGATCGTGCTGCAGGCGATCGACGCGGCGGGCAAGGACAGCACCATCAAGCACGTCATGTCCGGCGTGAATCCGGAGGGCGTGGACGTCCACAGCTTCAAGGCGCCGTCCGCGCAGGACCGCGCCCACGGCTACCTGTGGCGGCACCAGCTGGTGACACCCGAACTCGGCCGCATCGGCATCTTCAACCGGTCGCACTATGAGAACGTGCTGGTCACGCGCGTGCACCCGGAGATGCTGTGGCCGGAGTCGGCGACCCTGCACCGCAAGGGCCTCTGGAAGCGGCGGTACCGGGACATCAACGACTGGGAGCGGTACCTGACCGACAACGGCACCACCGTCGTCAAGCTGTTCCTCAACGTCTCCTACGAGGAGCAGGGCCGCCGGTTCCTGGAACGCATCGACCGCCCGGACAAGAACTGGAAGTTCTCGGCCACCGACATGGCCGAGCGCGCTCTGTGGCCGGAGTACCAGAAGGCGTTCAGCGAGATGCTCAGCCGTACGAGCACCGAGTACGCGCCGTGGCATGTGATCCCGGCCGACCACAAGTGGGCGAGCCACCTGTCGACGTTCGCCGTGTTGCTCGAAGCCCTGTCCGGGCTGAACCCGGCGTACCCGGCCGTCTCCGAACAAGAGAGGGCGAGCCTGTCCGGCTACCGGGCCGAGTTGCTCAGGCAGGTGCCGGCTCTCGCCGCGGACGAGGAGGGCTGA
- a CDS encoding helix-turn-helix domain-containing protein has translation MTATRIDRREATSPIGLPRYIEQSWRRSREAGLAPDRTITQIEYVTDLDFQRRLVQCASPVLDQLHTDLSGMPLSIALTDEHARVMLRRDADGRLGDLLDRACFAPGFDYSEASVGTNGVGTAIETGMPVYIDGTQHFNAGIRGFTCAGAPVHDPVTGRLEGIIDISCQTGHANPMMRQLVVSAARDIESALSSSGSAKQLAVLDAFVAACRRRTTAVYSLSCGVFMSNTAGTPLLDPIDEAFLREEAQSMLVPSRLRQFTLTLPSGQVIEVKRTLIEEGGESAGVVLEVEHAPAAVRTPARAMSGRAPALPGSVGGSPQWSRCRARVSQLAAEGTNTLLIGEDGAGRATLARGAQLNKNPQAVCAMVDCSSPAVVTEVRAAIASSAPSVVLRRIDALAPDDDAEIAALVSADQHRYPARWIVGTARPGGDALLESALVQCFAMTVELPALRHHPDDIPEIVRMHAHQLAPNRAPAFTDGLLRALKKYPWPGNVAELVTVLRHALRVNLTGPLTENDLPPSVHSAPKRVMTSLETAERDTIVEALREYGGNRTKAARALGIARSSLYRKIDVYGIHL, from the coding sequence ATGACCGCGACCCGTATCGATCGTCGTGAGGCGACCAGCCCGATCGGTCTGCCCAGATACATCGAGCAGTCGTGGCGGCGATCGCGGGAGGCCGGTCTCGCCCCGGACCGGACCATCACGCAGATCGAGTACGTCACCGATCTCGACTTCCAGCGGCGCCTGGTCCAGTGCGCGTCCCCGGTGCTCGATCAGTTGCACACCGACCTGTCGGGCATGCCGCTGAGCATCGCGCTGACCGACGAGCACGCCCGGGTGATGCTGCGGCGCGACGCCGACGGACGGCTCGGCGATCTGCTCGACCGCGCCTGCTTCGCCCCCGGTTTCGACTACTCCGAGGCCTCGGTCGGCACCAATGGCGTCGGCACCGCCATCGAGACGGGGATGCCCGTCTACATCGACGGCACCCAGCACTTCAACGCCGGGATCCGCGGCTTCACCTGCGCGGGCGCCCCCGTCCACGACCCGGTGACCGGTCGGCTGGAGGGCATCATCGACATCAGCTGCCAGACCGGGCACGCCAATCCGATGATGCGGCAGCTCGTGGTGTCGGCGGCCCGCGACATCGAGAGCGCCCTCAGTTCCAGCGGCTCGGCCAAGCAACTCGCCGTGCTCGACGCCTTCGTGGCCGCCTGCCGCCGCCGCACCACCGCGGTCTACTCGCTGAGCTGCGGCGTCTTCATGTCGAACACCGCCGGAACCCCGCTGCTCGACCCGATCGACGAGGCCTTCCTCCGCGAGGAGGCGCAGTCGATGCTGGTGCCGTCGCGGCTGCGCCAATTCACCCTGACCCTGCCGTCCGGGCAGGTGATCGAGGTGAAGCGCACCCTCATCGAGGAGGGCGGCGAGTCGGCCGGAGTGGTCCTCGAGGTGGAACACGCCCCCGCCGCGGTTCGCACCCCGGCGCGCGCCATGAGCGGCCGCGCCCCCGCCCTGCCCGGCTCGGTGGGCGGTTCCCCGCAGTGGTCGCGCTGCCGCGCCCGGGTGTCGCAGCTCGCCGCGGAGGGCACCAACACCCTGCTGATCGGCGAGGACGGCGCCGGTCGCGCCACCCTGGCCCGGGGTGCGCAGCTCAACAAGAATCCGCAGGCGGTCTGCGCGATGGTCGACTGCTCGTCCCCCGCCGTCGTCACCGAGGTGCGCGCGGCGATCGCCTCCAGCGCCCCCAGCGTGGTGCTCCGGCGGATCGACGCCCTCGCCCCGGACGACGACGCCGAGATCGCCGCGCTGGTCTCCGCCGACCAGCACCGCTATCCGGCACGATGGATCGTCGGCACCGCACGGCCGGGCGGTGACGCGCTCCTGGAATCCGCGCTGGTCCAGTGCTTCGCGATGACCGTCGAGCTCCCTGCGCTCCGGCATCACCCCGACGACATTCCCGAGATCGTCCGCATGCACGCCCACCAACTGGCCCCGAATCGCGCGCCGGCCTTCACCGACGGTCTGCTGCGCGCGCTCAAGAAGTACCCGTGGCCCGGCAACGTCGCCGAACTGGTGACGGTGTTGCGGCACGCGCTGCGCGTCAACCTGACCGGCCCGCTCACCGAGAACGACCTGCCGCCCTCGGTCCACTCCGCGCCCAAGCGGGTGATGACCTCCCTGGAGACCGCCGAACGGGACACCATCGTCGAGGCCCTGCGCGAATACGGCGGCAACCGGACGAAGGCCGCGCGGGCGCTGGGGATCGCCCGGTCGTCGCTGTATCGCAAGATCGACGTCTACGGCATCCACCTGTAG
- a CDS encoding alpha/beta fold hydrolase, whose product MAIDNPFYTPEFQGEYDLISIGELALEEGGVIPDCELAVATYGTLNEAKDNAILIPTWFSGTHVTWRDVYIGPEHALNPEKYFIIVVNQIGSGLSTSPHNADGANAGLSMSKFPHVRIGDDVVAQERLLREHYGIDTLALVVGGSMGAQQTYEWAVRFPEKVLRAAPIAGTAQNTPDDYLIAQVVCEQMTSDPGWNGGEYASNADVFDGLKRMSHIWAIKGLSSDFWKLEVYRALEFQNKEEFLAGFLEPVFTAMDPNDLLTQAWAWQRGDVARHTGGDLAAALGRITAKVFVLPIDLDQLFPPADCRAEADLIPNAEFRVINDVLGHLGLFGVAPTYMEQVDAHLSELLAAEV is encoded by the coding sequence ATGGCCATCGACAACCCCTTCTACACACCCGAATTCCAGGGCGAGTACGACCTGATCAGCATCGGTGAACTGGCCCTCGAGGAAGGCGGGGTGATCCCCGACTGCGAACTGGCCGTCGCCACCTACGGCACCCTCAACGAGGCCAAGGACAACGCGATCCTGATCCCGACCTGGTTCTCCGGAACACACGTCACCTGGCGGGACGTGTACATCGGCCCGGAGCACGCGCTCAACCCGGAGAAGTACTTCATCATCGTCGTCAACCAGATCGGCAGCGGCCTGTCGACCTCGCCGCACAACGCCGACGGCGCGAACGCCGGGCTCTCGATGTCGAAGTTCCCGCACGTCCGGATCGGCGACGACGTGGTGGCGCAGGAGCGCCTGCTGCGCGAGCACTACGGCATCGACACGCTGGCCCTGGTGGTCGGCGGATCGATGGGCGCCCAGCAGACGTACGAGTGGGCGGTGCGATTCCCCGAGAAGGTACTGCGGGCGGCCCCGATCGCCGGCACCGCGCAGAACACCCCGGACGACTACCTGATCGCCCAGGTGGTCTGCGAGCAGATGACGTCCGACCCGGGCTGGAACGGCGGCGAGTACGCGTCGAACGCCGATGTCTTCGACGGCCTCAAGCGCATGTCGCACATCTGGGCCATCAAGGGCCTGTCCAGCGACTTCTGGAAGCTGGAGGTGTACAGGGCACTCGAATTCCAGAACAAGGAGGAGTTCCTGGCGGGCTTCCTGGAACCGGTCTTCACCGCGATGGACCCCAACGACCTGCTCACCCAGGCCTGGGCCTGGCAGCGCGGCGACGTCGCGCGGCACACCGGTGGCGACCTGGCGGCAGCGCTCGGCCGGATCACCGCCAAGGTCTTCGTCCTGCCGATCGACCTCGATCAGCTGTTCCCGCCGGCCGACTGCCGGGCCGAGGCCGACCTGATCCCGAACGCCGAGTTCCGCGTCATCAACGACGTCCTCGGCCACCTCGGGCTCTTCGGCGTCGCACCGACGTACATGGAGCAGGTGGACGCCCACCTGAGCGAGCTGCTGGCCGCCGAGGTCTGA